In Papaver somniferum cultivar HN1 chromosome 9, ASM357369v1, whole genome shotgun sequence, the genomic stretch ctggcagaagttctcgacccgagaatttctgctggagtttgtgaactccttccgtgaacttaagtccgcgaacccagtccgcgaacttgagtaggttatatctaaaatcggttgttcttgaactcatgtttatataaactaaggaatgcttttgcaaaccgtggctataaagttcatgagccgattcgagtgaatcaaaccgtttttgcttcgattgtgtcttgtgtagttacataagatttccttgcaattgaacaactctctaactagttcatttgagtcacttgaactagttatggtgaagaagaatgtggttgatatgaaagggatcatatggctaaccatttggttaactattgttgaaccaacaaatgtacaagtttggttacggttacacaagcctagaaacgtgcatttcatttgtgtataacaagctagttttcgatctaacggttgaaagatattagattgaatctaaatcaggttttcatctaacggtgaatagtgaatgctttgttaccaagctaacattgattgaaaaccttgatttgaaagactatataagggagaactctagcaactgggaaacctaatcccgacaccttatgtgtgatactagttgtgctaagctagagtccattctcctttaacctttggtttcttcttctaaaccaggttaacgacttaaagacttcattgggattacgaagccagaccgatactactttctcgtagttgtgtgatctgatcttgttgtttctatcgtacgagtacaattgtaataattggattgagattgatatcccagataggcaagatataaaagatatcacaaacatatcgtctcatcgtttgtgattccacaatatcttttttcgctgcgtcgattaggattattgtgaggtgattgataatactaggttgttcttcgggaatataagtctggtttatcaattggttcctgttcaccttgatttatcaaaagacagaacaaaactcgtaggtatattcgtgggagacggatttatctatcatggtagacttttctgtgtgatacaaatttgtttattaaagtcttcgactttgggtcgtagcaactcttagttgtgggtgagatcagctaagggaatcaagtacgtagtatcctgctgggatcagagacgtaggagcataactgtactttggatcaatgtgagattgattggggttcaactacagtccagaccgaagttaatttggagtaggctagtgtctgtagtggcttaatacagtgtgtgctcaatctggactaggtcccgggttttttctgcatttgcggtttcctcgttagcaaaattctggtgtctgtgttatttcttttctacatcatattttgttatataattgaaatatcataggttgtgcgttgttcaatcaattagaatatccgaccttttggttgttgatttaaattgattgacacttggatattggtctttggtaccatccaagttatctctctagtatttgataaagactcgcagatttctatttgcttgagtatatatcaaatcgagagatagagatatactctttgatatactttttatctagattgagtctgactgtctagttgtttctatagaaagtatattggagtttgtccatacagattgctaagcgaaatattggctgtggttgttgtacccccactttttcagttgtAGATGGTGGTGTTGTACGTCTCGGATTATGCTCATTTTTTATATAAGAAGAATGCATCATGAAAGTATTGGCTTCAAACTCATTATAGTTTGAACTCTAAAGAAAAACTAGGCCAAATAAAGAAAATTAGGCTAAATCTCGCAAGATGGTGTCAATATAAGAATGGAAGTATTGATGGTGGGTTTTTTAAAGGgaaaaaattgtaaactcattTTTGAACACGTACAGGAAATGCATAGTCTGTGTTTATAGTCTCTATCAACGGCCATGGGAATTATGCACTGATCCATATGTCTTGTCTAAGAATATATATGTGCTAGGGATTCACCTAGATGAACTCTTAGTATTTTATATATATCTAATACTATATTTACCGAGTATTTCAGTATTTATATTGTATTCACATACGTATCGAATCTACATTGATTAGACAACTCCTAGACCACTAGTATAAAACAACATTGTCCTCAGAAGACTACTAGTGTAGGTTGAAAATGCTCCTAAAATGCTCCATGATGATACATAATATTTAGAAAATCCTTTTCATTGATTTTGTTCTCAAATAAATATCAAGCTCGTAGATGGATTGCCCACTAGTATAGAACAATATTGAATCTGTTATAAGTTGCAATAATTCCACAACTGAATTCCTTGAGATCTTTTCATATATCAATATTTAAACTCACATTAAGTGATATTGACTTATTAGTGTGCTCAAAGTATCTCTATGTGAACTTTTTCGGAACACAAGTTTATTTACATAAAATTTCAATACTTGAAGTCTATTTAGTGATTACATATTTATCCATTTGAATAATGAACTAATTGATGGTTCTTCCTAGAAGAATAGATGAACCCTTCAATAATTAATGTATGCAAATCTTGCACGAATGAAGTATCCCGCGTCTCTAGGAACATGTGAAAAATAACATTCAAGCGAAAATGATATAAGAGGAATGGATGCTTGAGTCATAGCATCACCATGTTATGGCGCTTCCCAAGGTCAGTGGAAACTTCTTTTCACCTCAGCACAGGCCTTAGCCAACGTTATCCTAATTTTACGGCGCTGGCATTAGCCAACACCAGCTTATACTACGACGATGATATTAGCCAGCGTCAGCCTAATTTTATAGCGTTGGTACTTGAAAAGGagaggtaccaagtacaccaccaacttttttattcaaaacctgtatggaaaaactgGTCAAAATCAATAGTACAGATTAACATATGAGATCATGTACCTGATATGTAAATAAGTTTTCTTAGacggtctcaaaaatcaatattcaagaaTCAACCTTGTATGTCCCTGAACTATATCCAAACCGAATTCCAACCAAAATAAGTTTTGTAATCTATATTCAAGATGcgaattctcaagaataaatcttgTAGGTTCTGTATGGTATTTTTAGCTTATAAATCGTATAATTGTTTACAGTACTACTTGTGATATCTATATTATacatataaacaacataatatgaaaaataaataacacaaggcaccataatttttgttaacgaTAAAAATTGCAATGTTTACAAAAACATGGGGACATGGTCCAGAACTTGAACACCGCCTTATTTAGTCGTTGtaggcactagcctactatcatacttcagacCAAAATGTATTTGAGAACCAATCGGCCCTATCAACAACTCAACTTCAGTTGTGCTCTTTCACATCTCTTGAATATCGCAAGACCCTGTGCAACACGATTCCCCTAGTTAAAGTTCTTTACAAGCCCAAGAGTTGCTTTAGCTTAAGCGAATACTTATTAACTATTATGCCTCAAACAtatagcctatttgatttcctttaaAAAGATATTCGATCAAGGTAATGAAAATCTATATGCTTACGATGGATCTTCAAGGTATAAAAGATATCAAGCAAAACTCAACAAATATGGTAGCTTACTCTCTTCAAAAGTTATAGAGATGTTTAATCCTTTCTATTTCATAAGAACAatctaaacaaaacaaaacataagTATTTTAGATGTATATTTTCTAGGATCACAAAGTATAAGATGAAGAGTGCTTTGTGATTTTCATATATCTTATTCCCGATTTATAGTTCGAGAATTATAAcaatcaataagaaaaaaatCTGAATAACAAGTATCTATCAGTTAAAAGATGGTCTGCCTGCGCTTCACGAATTTTTTAGCAAAGAttttcaaagtcgtaacctaatacAGTTTCTCCATCATAAATCGACGTCTTTCTAGAAtgactctagccgcaactaggaCATAGAAGTACTAACATTTAGATCTTAGTCTGTAGGGAGTCCTCTATCGATGAACATGGCTTGGTAGCTTACAAACAAAGCTAGGTTCGTGAACTTGTTTCCATGTTTACTAATTATTTTATCACCAAGCAAGATTAAATTATATATGTAGATtgatcatgtaagcatgtgagaagcaTGCCTTCAATCAAAAAGAAGAATATGCAACCGTCTATTAGTCATTGTGCTCCAAGTGGTTAGCCAAATAACAATTGTCAAGTTGTTATGGAACCAACATGCATAAAATTGAAGTATAATATTACAAGaacaaaaaaagttcatgaaaTGTCCAAAACAGTTCGCGAATAATTAGTCGTCTCGTAACTCAGGATCTTTCTGTATTGATAAGTTCTCAAACTGTCCAAAACATTTTATGCACTCAAATACAAAAAATCTACAGAGAACTCTTAAAATCAACTAGTTCGCGAACTGCATAAATCAGTTAGAGTACTAGTGATACTAAAAGGACCAAGTAACATCTCCAAATAGACCAGTTCACAAACTGACAAAATCATTTCGTGCACTCGAGTTAATTGAGAATAATTCGTCGGATATTTATTATTTATACGTTCACGTTACCAAACTGAGCAAACAGTTTGTGAACATAAGAACTAACTTCAAATGTAGGTTTGAAGTTGGACATTTCTCAAGCCCATGACTCATTAAGTTGGAATTTTTTATTCATGGTCCTTCAACAATATGGCTTCTCGTCTACTTGGTGTGACtggttgagaattttattttcctcAGCAAAGATTTCAGTAATGGTTAATGGAGGGCCAAATGGATTTTTCTCAATGCAAAGAGGGCTGAAGCAAGGTGACCCACTCTCACCCATCTTGTTTGTCTTAATAGAGGAGGTTTTGAGTAGAAGCCTAACCAAACTTGTGGAAACAAATAAGATGCAACCAATGGTGACAAGAAATGGTATTTCTCCTACTCACCTTttatttgcagatgatgttttcaTCTTTAGCAGTGGTTCAAAAAAGATCTTAGTTAATCTATTAAAATTGCTAGAATTGcagcaaaatataaaaataaaaatgggcaATGGAGCACTCATTGGAAATTATCTTATGTCTGGCATGGATTGAAATGGGCTTGGCAGTCTCTTAAAGTAGATGTCAGATGGAATGCAGGAAACGGAGAAAGCATCTCAGTCTGGTTTGATACTTGGATAGGAGATTGTCCTCTTATTGAAGTTCTGGGATTTACTACTTTTTTCAACAACAATTTGCATATGAAAGTGTATGATTTTATACATAATGGTGTTTGGCATCTAAATTTTCCATTACCAGTTGCAAGTGGTGATAAAGACCAGATAATATGGAGTGGTGATTTAAAAGGTAAGTTTTCCACAGCCGCAGTAGTAAATAAGATCAGAAATAAAGAAGTGAGTGTTCATTGGCCTTCTCAAATAtggaaatattttcttcatccatcaattGCAAGAAATGTCTGGAAAATTCAATAGGGTGTATTtgtggatgatgaagaaaatgataaataaaggtTTTTCATTGGCTTCCAAGTGTTGTGTTTGTCAGCAAGATCAAGACAGCATGGCTCACCTGCTCTGAAAATGTACCTTCAGTAGAAGCATATGGACATGGCTTGGTAATATTTTCAACTTTCATAATCCATTTTATTTTGCTGACATTCTAAAGTTTGCAAAAAATAAAAGCCCAATAGTTAAGGAGGTATGGCTAACAACAACTTTTTCAACAATGAGAGAgctttggttttagaagaataatatcatgtttgattttatttttattttctgaatcACATTAATTTTGTTGATAAAACCAAAAACTTGGAAGATTACAACTTTAAGGTTCAAAACAAGAGGAGCCAACTACATAGGCTCAATAAAATAAGGAGAAATTAAAATGATTATGTTTACACACTAAATTAGACAGAAATATACTCCATAACAAAACCTGTAATATGTAACATCTGGCATTTCAACTCTGGGAAGAAAATTTGGTCTTCCAAGAATCATCTGTCTTTCACCTGCTGCCAATCTTGTTCCTTGCTTAGCTGCCGTGTCTGCATAAAAGTTTACCTCCCTCGGATTGTGctgaaaaataatggaagaaacTTTACTTGTTGCCTTCTGCCATCTCATTATAATGAACCATGGGACTTGATCTCTGGCAAAATCTTCAATTACTGTTTTGGAGTCTGAGCACAGAATGATGTTTTGTAATCCCCATTCACCTGCCAATCCCACTGCACACAGTAGTGCATAATTTTCTGCTATGTAATTGGTTGCAATGCCTAAGCCTCCAGATAACACTCCAATCACCTGACATACATGATCTCTAATTACAAATCCAAATCCAGTTGTACCTGGGTTGCCAAATGATGAACCATCACACCAAAACATTGTATAACCAATTTGAGGAGGGAACCAATAACATTCTGGGATGCATTGAAACTTAGATTTTCTAGAACCCAGATTGAAGAGTGATATAATCATGTGATCATAATTTTGGTTCCACTTATTTCCTTTAATTCTTAAACCACCTTCAAAAACCAGTTTTTTGATTCTGCATTTGAACTGTTGTTCATTTGGCTtgatattctcaaatattttcctattttttgaaaccaaaactcTTTGAGGGTTGAACAAGTAGCTGTAATCCAAACTTCTTTCACCAATGGACTTTTATGTTTTGCACTCTTGCATATGTCTTCAAAAGATTTTGGTATTCTAAATTCAAAGATAGAACACATCCAACTCCATATTTTAACACTAAAAGTGCAGTCCAGCAGGATGTGACTCATACTGTCCAGATTGTTTCACAAATGCAGCATCCATTCTTGACCATTGAAGGATCATCAACATAAATGCCTTGGACAATTTTCCATACATTACTTGCAGTATTTGGATGCAGaaatgtattccatatgtatttggAGCATTTTAAAATTGGTTCTTTGTGTCTAAgcaattcaacaacataagatgTGGTAAATTTACCTTGCATATCACCGGTCCATATTAGAGAATCATGCCCTCCACCAATGTCAGGTAAGCTCATGGAAGTAAGCAGCAGCTGCAACTCTGAAGGAATGCTTCGTCTACCATCTTTAATAAGATCTGATACTTTCATGGTTAAATTGTGTTTTGCATAATCGACTAGTTCAGTCTTCTCAATTATAGGAGTTTCACCTATCCAACAGTCAAAGCAGACATTAACTTTATTTCCATTTCCTATACACCATTTGAGATTGTCCTTTAAAGAACTCCAAGCCCACTTCAATCCTGGCCATATTGAAGATAACTTCCAGTTTTCATTCCATTGACCATTTTTATTCAAATATTTAGCTTTAAGAAATAATGCCCATTCTTCTGTTGAATTCATGATTCTCCACATTATCTTCATGAGCAACGCTTTGTTGATTGTCTCAAGTCTTTGAATCCCCAAGCCACCTTCATTGTAAGGAGTGCAAACTTTCTTCCAAGACAATATTGTGAATTTTCTGACATCCCCATCACCAGACCACAAGAAGTTTCTTATAATCTTTTCACAAACTTTAATGACAGATGCTGGCCATTTATAAACTGTCATATTGTAAATTGGAATGCTGCACAAAACTGATTTAATAAGAATCAATCTATCTTTAAAAGAAAGAAGTTTCCCCTTCCAAGCAGCTAGCTTTTTTTGAATCATTTCTACCATGGGCCACACAATAGATACCTTTACTCTGTCAGGAGCTAGTATAACACCAAGATACTTATCAGGGAAATCACTCAATTCCATTTGCATAAACTCCTTAATTTGATTCTTCCTTACTACAGTAGTGCCATCTATAAACAGTTTACTTTTTGCTTTATTAATCACTTGACCAGATCCTTTTTGATATTTTTCCAGCAACATCATAAGATTTTATACACTTTTCTTAGCACCATTGCAGAAAATGAAAACATCATCAGTATAGAACAAGTGTGTTGGATGTATCCCTTTTCTTATAACTATTGGAGCTATCTTTCCTTCTTCCACCATTTTATGAATGCATCTGCTTAAGACATCTTCCATAATAACAAAAAGAGTTGGAGACAATGGATCTCCTTGTCTCAGTCCCTTCCCCACTGAGAAAAAACCATGTGGTCCACCATTTATCATAACTGAAATTTTAGCAGATTCAAACAGTATTTGCAGCCATTGACACTAGGACTTGGAGAAGCCATACTTGCATAAAACTTGAAATAGAAAATTCCAGTTAACTGAATCATAGGCTTGAGATATGTCAAGTTTTAATGCTACATTAcctcctcttcttttcttcttcatttcattcaCCATTTCATATGCTAATATGATtttctcttgtatacttttaCCTTTAAT encodes the following:
- the LOC113312299 gene encoding uncharacterized protein LOC113312299; the protein is MFWCDGSSFGNPGTTGFGFVIRDHVCQVIGVLSGGLGIATNYIAENYALLCAVGLAGEWGLQNIILCSDSKTVIEDFARDQVPWFIIMRWQKATSKVSSIIFQHNPREVNFYADTAAKQGTRLAAGERQMILGRPNFLPRVEMPDVTYYRFCYGVYFCLI